CTCCTGGGCGCAGGGCGGGCAGAGCCGGTGGTAGAACGCGTCCGCGAGCCGGTAGTGCTCCTTGCAGACGTAACACCGCCTGCTGCGGGCCAGCGGGCGGGCCACCGCGTCCGGGTCCGGCCGCAGCGGCGCGTCCTCGCGCCGGGACAGGGCCCCCGTCGCCGTCGCCGCGTCGACCGCCGCGTCCGCTTGGGCGCGTTCGGCCGAGCGCGCCTTCTTGCGGTGCTGCCGTCCTTCCCGGGCGAACGACTCCGCCACCCGCTCGGCCTTCAACCGCGCCGGATCGTCGATCGGCAACGCCCGCAGCCGCGTGACGGTGTCGTGGAACGCCGCCAGCTCGGCCTCGGTGATCATGCGCTCCCCTCCTGCGGTACCGGCGTCTCCGCCTCGGGAGAAGGACCGAGCCTGCCAGGGCGGCCGGATTCGAACCGGCGTGCACCGGATCCGCAGGCCGGGGCGCCTGCCTCTGCGCTACGACCCTGGCATCACCGAGATCGTATCCTTCCCGCCGTCGCGGCAGCGACGCACTCATCTGCCGATGTGCGGACGTTCGCTCGTCCGCCCACCCGGACCGAGCGGCGGGTCGGCAAAGTCCGGGTACTCCGCCGATGATGGGGACCGGCCCGCATCGCCTACCTGCTCAGGACTCACCGCCGGGCCCGCGCCCCGACGCCGCGTGCCGCGTGAGTGGTCATTTCTCCTCCAGGGCCGCCCGCATGCGGGTGAAGTAGACCTGCGTGAGCGGGATGGGCGCGAGCGAGCCCACCACCGCGACGAAGAACAAGGGCCACAGCAGGTTCAGCACCATCAGCACGACCCCGGCCGCGATCAGCACGGCGTACCAGCCCGCCATCACGATCACGAACCGGCGGACCTTGCGTTTCACCAACGCCGTCTGCTCCGGGTCCTCCGGGACGGGCGCCGCTGTGTTCTTCGCGCCGGTCCGCATGTTCAGCGCGTAGGCCGGGACCGCGTAGGGCGACTTACGCCACCGTCCGTGCGGGAAAAGGACCACCATGTCGCGGTCGGTGCCGCCGATCCAGGCCTGCCGGTTCGGCTGGTGCTTCATCGGCACCGAACCGTGGGACGACGTGGCCGCGCGCAGGGTGATCCGGGTGCCGTCGCGGTAAACGACGTTGATGTCCGGCAGGTGCCGGCCCCGGCGGATCGGGTAGTCCGGCTCGACGGTCACCGACGCGATCCGCCAGCCGGTGGCGCGGACGGCGCGCGAGCGGCGCCGCCAGTTCATCGCGGCGATGACCGAAAGGACGAGCCCGCTCATCCCGGCGATCGTCCCGATCACCTGCGCCCACACCCAGGTCTGGTCGCTGTTGGTCTCGTCCAGCGTGCGCACCCGATCGGGGTCGGCCTTGTCGTAGATGACCGTGATCTGCTGCCCCTCGGTGTACTGCCGGCCGGAGTCCCAGACGATGTCGGCGTACCGATAGTGGCCGTAGTCCACCGGATACGCCACGTAAATGGTGTCGTCGTCCCGGCTGTGCTTGTAGACGCCCAGCACCTCACCGGTTACGCGCGTCCCGGTCTTCAGCAGGTGGTCGGCCGAGGCGCTCATCGCGACGAAACCTGCGACCACCCCCGCGAGCACGGCCATCCAGACGAGCACGAGGCCCACGGAGCGCAGCACCAACAGCCGCAACCGGGCGGTCTCGACGTCGAGGTCGACCTGCCCTGCGCCGTTGCGTTCGGTCAGCGCCGGCAGCCAGTGCTCGTGCTCGGCGACCAGCGCGGCGCGCCGCCGGTCGAGCCACCGCCCGAGGCCGGCGCAGCCGAGCATCAGTGCAGCGGCCAGGACGAAGACCATGATCTCGCCCGTGAGCTCGCCGTCCTCGAAGACATATCCGGGCGCGGTCAGCGCGTAGACCGTCCCCGCCGCGTCGCCGAGCGCGGCCAAGCCGAAGACGATCGCTCCGGCCAGAAAGGTGTTCTGCCACCGGCGGTGCGTCGTCGCATCCCGGTCCGTCCCCAGCGTCATCGCCTGAGCGTAGACCCGGAAAACACGCCGCGACCTGCGATGAAGCAGACACCGGAAGAAGGCAACCGACCAGGCTCGCCAAGCGTGCAAGCGAGCAGTGCCCATCGGGTGAGCAGTCCCGGAGTGGAGGAAAGCCAGCGCCGCAAGAACCTTGGCCGCGACCTCGATTGCAGCAGCGGCGCAAAGGCACTCTCATAGCCGCGATGAGGACACTTGCCACGGTAGGGTTGACCGGCTGGCATCACCGACGTTCTGACGGCAACGCCGAGGGACACGATGGACACCATGATCGCGGTAACCACCGGGAAGAAAACGCACCCGAGCGCGCCCCGGCCGCACATCCGAAACCAACCGAGCGCCACGCGCAGCCGCCCTGGACGAGTCACAGGGACAGGCCCGCGCAGGCCTGCCGGCGACGATCTCTCACCAATAAACGTGGAGCAAACCTCGAGCACAGCCACGCGACCAAACACATCCAACCGCACAGGACCGCGCTCAACGGCAGCCAACTGCACCACTCGGCCAGCAGGTTCTCCATAACCACAGGTCAGGGCCATGATCGGCCCATACTGGCAGTGAGGGGGTCACCAGCTCTGTTCTGGCTGGTCAAGGACGTACCCGTCAGTCGCTCACACGAGTTCGTCAGCCGTCATCGCCAGGTCCGACCGACATACTCTGGCACGGGTGTCCCACCTCGAGCAGCGCAGCGAAGAGCATTCGCCGACAGCAGTCCTGCAACAGAACCCGAGCCTTGGGAAGTCATCGATAACAGTCGCCGACGCCGGCAGCCCGCACAGAAGCCGTCTCCACACCGGCGACCGGAAGCACGGCAGACCCGCCGTCAGACGCCGGAGTCGCGCCCAGCCATGAGTCAGCGATCGACACGGGGACGACACAGTGCTCACCAGCGGCACTACTGCAACCCCGAAGCCGCGCCCGTGCAGCCGGGCAGCCCACCGTTTGGACGATCGTCAAGATAGACACTAAATCGCCCCTACTCAGGGGTAGCAAAAAAGCCCAGGTCTGTGACCTGGGCCTTGCTCCCCCGCTTGGACTCGAACCAAGAACCCTCCGGTTAACAGCCGAATGCTCTGCCAGTTGAGCTACAGGGGAATGTCGCTCACTTCCGGTGCCGGTCTCTCCGACCGACGAGAAGAACTTTAGCCCATGCCCCAACGCCCTCCGCAGCCACCCCCCACTTAGCGCAACCGCCCCCCGCGGGCCGTTTTCCTGGACAATGGACAGTCGGACGACCTACCGACGGAAGGCGTGGAAGCGGATGAAGAAGTTCCTGCTCGGGGCAGGCCTGGGGTACGTGCTGGGCACCAAAGCAGGCCGGGGGCGGTACGAGCAGCTCGTGCGCACCTACCGCCGGGTCGTCGACCATCCCATGGTGCAGGGTGCCGCCGGGGTTGCCCGGGCCAAGATCGGCGAGAAGGTGCGCCGCTAGACCTGGGCCACGAAGAACACGCGACGGAACTCGAACCACGTGGTCCCGTCGGCCCTGGTCGGGTACGCCGAAGCCAGCCGCGGGGCCAGCTCCGCGCGGAACTGCTCCCACTCGGCGTCGGGCAGCGCTGCCCTGATCGGGCGCAACGCCGTCCCGGTGATCCATTCCAGCACCGGTGACGGCCCCCGCAGCGGCTGCACGTACGTCGTCTCCCAGGCGTCGACGCCGCAGCCCGCGTCGGCCAGGAGGTTCGCGTACTCCAGCGGGCTCGAGACCGCGTCGTCCTCGCGCAGGACGACGTCGGCCAGGCGGGACGACCAGGCCGGGGACGCCGCCAGCTCCCGCGTGAGCGCGTGCGAGGGCGCGGTGAAATTGCCCGGCACCTGAACCGCCAGGTAAGCCCCCGAGGGCAGCGAGGACGCCCATCGGCGCAGCAGCGCGTCGTGGTCCGGCACCCACTGCAGGACGGCGTTCGAGACCACCACGTCGGTGTCCGGCGCCGGCGTCCAGTCGCGGACGTCGAGCAGGGAGGCGTCGAGACCGCGAGCACGGGCGGCGGTCACCATTTCGGGTGAACTATCGCCGCACTCCAGGGTCGCGCCGGGCCAGCGTTCCCGGAGCGAGAGAGTCAGGTTCCCCGGACCGCAGCCCAGGTCGACGACGCGGCGTGGCGACGCGGCACCGATGCGCGACACCAGGTCGTAGAACGGCCGGGCCCGCAGGTCGGCGTAGTCGAGGTACTTCTCGGGATCCCACACGAGCGCCTCCCATTAAGCAGTACGCTTGTACTGAGTACGAGCGTACTGCTACTCCGCGGGGTTGACCAGCTTCGCGGCGACCTGCTCGGCGATGGCCGTCACCAGCTCGGGGTCGGTGCTCGGGTCGGGCCGGACCTGCAGCACGCTGCCGTCGCGGCCGGGCACCTTGCGCTGCACGAACCACGCACCCCCGGCTCCGATCTCCTGCCGGTGCCGCGACCGGATCGACCCGTCGACGCGCAGGTAGACCTCCTTCGGCACCTTGCCCGGCGAAGCCAGCCGGAAGCGCACCGGCGGCAGGTCGGCCAGCACGACCGCCGTGCCCGCCGTGCTCACCTCGGACGACTCGGTCAGCGTGAACACGCCGCCCGCCCAGGCCGCCTTGCCGACGAGGTGCCAGCCGACGCGCCGCGCGCCGTCGCCGTCCGGGATCCACAGCCCGAGCTGCGTCACGACCAGGTGCCCGCCGCCCTCGACCGGGGCGCTGACGACGACGTCCTCGTTCGGGTCCAGCTTGCCCGGGAAGTCCGCGGGCGTGTGGTCACCCAGCAACCGGCGCAGGAAGCTCACGTCAGCCCCACGCGCCGGCGGCCGCCTGCTCGCCCAGCGACTTCTTGTACTGCTCCAGCGCGACCAGGTCGCCGAACAGCGCGCGGTAGTCGTCCGGCGCTTCCACCGGCGAGAGCCGCTGCAGCTTGCCCTTGATCTCCGCGATCTGCCGGCCGACGAGGCCTTCCTGCAGCCGGGCGAGGATCGAGGAGATGTAGCGCGAGTCGACCTCGTCCTTGGCCTGCAACGGTTCCACGGCCAGCTCGGACAGCACGCGCCGGACCGTCCCTTCCGGACAGTGCGGGGCGGCCGCGTCCAGCAGCGCCGGCCCGGTCAGGCCCGAACCCGCGCCACCCGCCTTGAGCACGGCTTCGTGCACCGCGACGTACACCGGGTGCGTGAACGCTTCCAGCGGCAGCGCGTCGTATTCCGGCCCGGCGATCGCGGGCTGCTGCAGCGCCGCCTTCAGCGCCTCGCGCTGGACGGCGAACCGCGGGTCCTTCGGCGCCGGGCGGGCGACGTCCTGCGAAGGCGCCGGAGTCTCCGGGGCGCCGACGCGGGCCGGTTGCTTGAGGGGCGCGCCGCCGCGCCGGTCGGTCGCGCCCGCGCTGCCGCGGACCCGGTTGACCACCTGCGCGACGTCCTGCCAGCCGACCCACCAGGCGAGCTTCGACGCGTAACCGTCGCGGGCCGCGCGGTCCTTGATCGACGCGACCATCGGCACGGTCTTCTGCAGCGCCGCGACCTGGCCGTCGACCGAGTCGAGGTCGTAGTTCTTGAGCGTGCTCCGGATGACGAACTCGAACAGCGGGGTCCGCCGCGCGACCAGGTCCTTCACCGCGCTGTCGCCCTTGGCCAGGCGCAGCTCGCACGGGTCCATGCCGTCCGGCGCCACCGCGATGTAGGTCTGGCCGGCGAACGTCTGGTCGCCTTCGAACGCCTTCAGCGCGGCCTTCTGGCCCGCTTCGTCGCCGTCGAAGGTGAAGATCACTTCGCCGCGGAAGGCGTCGTCGTCCATCATCAGCCGGCGCAGCACCTTCATGTGGTCCTCGCCGAACGCCGTGCCCGACGACGCGACCGCCGTCGGGAC
This genomic window from Amycolatopsis mongoliensis contains:
- a CDS encoding DUF3592 domain-containing protein, whose translation is MTLGTDRDATTHRRWQNTFLAGAIVFGLAALGDAAGTVYALTAPGYVFEDGELTGEIMVFVLAAALMLGCAGLGRWLDRRRAALVAEHEHWLPALTERNGAGQVDLDVETARLRLLVLRSVGLVLVWMAVLAGVVAGFVAMSASADHLLKTGTRVTGEVLGVYKHSRDDDTIYVAYPVDYGHYRYADIVWDSGRQYTEGQQITVIYDKADPDRVRTLDETNSDQTWVWAQVIGTIAGMSGLVLSVIAAMNWRRRSRAVRATGWRIASVTVEPDYPIRRGRHLPDINVVYRDGTRITLRAATSSHGSVPMKHQPNRQAWIGGTDRDMVVLFPHGRWRKSPYAVPAYALNMRTGAKNTAAPVPEDPEQTALVKRKVRRFVIVMAGWYAVLIAAGVVLMVLNLLWPLFFVAVVGSLAPIPLTQVYFTRMRAALEEK
- a CDS encoding trans-aconitate 2-methyltransferase encodes the protein MWDPEKYLDYADLRARPFYDLVSRIGAASPRRVVDLGCGPGNLTLSLRERWPGATLECGDSSPEMVTAARARGLDASLLDVRDWTPAPDTDVVVSNAVLQWVPDHDALLRRWASSLPSGAYLAVQVPGNFTAPSHALTRELAASPAWSSRLADVVLREDDAVSSPLEYANLLADAGCGVDAWETTYVQPLRGPSPVLEWITGTALRPIRAALPDAEWEQFRAELAPRLASAYPTRADGTTWFEFRRVFFVAQV
- the dnaG gene encoding DNA primase, giving the protein MCDVAGRIRESDIAEVRERNRIDEVVGEYVALRRAGGGSLKGLCPFHNEKTPSFNVRPTHGTFHCFGCGEGGDVIKFIQKIDLITFVEAVERLADRVGIRLTYEGGGATIQRDRGSRSRLIEAHRAAQEFYAEQLVTDEARAARDFLSERGFDAAAAKTFGCGYAPGGWDKLTKHLLTRGFEVKELLTAGLSKEGQRGPMDRFHRRLVWPIRDVGNEVVGFGARRLFDDDRISAKYLNTAESPIYKKSQVMFGLDLAKREIAKRHQVVVVEGYTDVMAMHAAGVPTAVASSGTAFGEDHMKVLRRLMMDDDAFRGEVIFTFDGDEAGQKAALKAFEGDQTFAGQTYIAVAPDGMDPCELRLAKGDSAVKDLVARRTPLFEFVIRSTLKNYDLDSVDGQVAALQKTVPMVASIKDRAARDGYASKLAWWVGWQDVAQVVNRVRGSAGATDRRGGAPLKQPARVGAPETPAPSQDVARPAPKDPRFAVQREALKAALQQPAIAGPEYDALPLEAFTHPVYVAVHEAVLKAGGAGSGLTGPALLDAAAPHCPEGTVRRVLSELAVEPLQAKDEVDSRYISSILARLQEGLVGRQIAEIKGKLQRLSPVEAPDDYRALFGDLVALEQYKKSLGEQAAAGAWG